In Saccharomyces eubayanus strain FM1318 chromosome XIII, whole genome shotgun sequence, one DNA window encodes the following:
- the PDL32 gene encoding putative ADP-ribose 1''-phosphate phosphatase: MRMTGSLSGESLLHGVKRMRIILCDTNEVVTNLWRESIPQAYIQNDRYLCIHHGHLQSLMTSMRKGDKTHHGHSYAIVSPGNSFGYLGGGFDKALYNYFGGKPFETWFRKQLENRYHTVGSATVVDLQQCLEEKTIKCRDGIRYIIHVPTVVAPSAPIFDSTNPLNTGFEPVFNAMWNALMHAPNGIDGLIIPGLCTGYAGVPPAISCKSMAFALRLYLMGDLMSKELKNVLIMYYLRYPFQPFFPESCKIECQKLDIDLEKLKSFDVEKDALEAIIPRKKNSDV; encoded by the coding sequence ATGAGGATGACAGGTTCTCTTAGTGGTGAGTCCTTACTGCATGGAGTAAAAAGAATGagaataatattatgtGATACGAATGAAGTAGTTACCAATCTATGGCGGGAATCGATACCCCAGGCATATATCCAAAATGACAGATATCTCTGCATTCATCACGGGCACCTCCAGTCCCTCATGACTTCGATGCGAAAAGGTGACAAAACCCACCACGGTCACTCGTATGCAATTGTTTCACCAGGAAATTCATTCGGCTATCTGGGAGGGGGGTTTGATAAAGCTCTGTATAATTATTTCGGTGGAAAGCCCTTTGAGACATGGTTCAGAAAACAGCTTGAAAATAGATACCATACTGTTGGATCTGCAACAGTAGTTGATTTACAACAATGcttagaagaaaaaaccaTCAAATGTAGGGATGGTATAAGGTATATCATTCACGTCCCGACAGTTGTTGCCCCATCAGCTCCTATATTTGATTCGACAAATCCTCTTAATACAGGATTTGAGCCTGTTTTCAACGCAATGTGGAATGCTTTGATGCATGCTCCAAACGGAATTGATGGTCTTATTATCCCTGGGTTATGCACCGGGTATGCAGGCGTACCACCCGCTATTAGTTGTAAAAGTATGGCATTTGCATTAAGGCTTTATTTAATGGGGGATCTTATGAGCAAGGAACTAAAGAATGTACTCATTATGTATTATTTACGATACCCATTCCAACCCTTCTTCCCCGAAAGTTGCAAAATAGAATGCCAAAAACTAGACATAGATCTTGAAAAGTTGAAGTCATTTGATGTAGAAAAGGATGCTCTAGAAGCGATTATTCctcgaaaaaaaaattcagatGTATAA
- the VBA1 gene encoding Vba1p translates to MEPLDETANLLPAPEEAEVLPLEQKYHEYNLALPKFPILFSLWLGSFLSSLDSTIVANIMNRVAEEFSESSKKQWIATSFLLTNTAFQPLYGKLSDIIGRRPALLTAQFFFGLGCLLTCFARNVTEFSIARAICGIGAGGLNAISSIAVSDICTARERGVYQGYANIVFGFGQLLGAPLGGVFIETIGWRALFGVQVPMIILCSILAIKNINIKLFHVPPMKERYTLKNLSRIDIFGSLSLVATISGVLFLCSSHMNKIYLALFTIGSFIVFVLVERYYATERILPFELLTWSFCLSSAVTVISSFVVFGEIFRSPIYLQLLQNISVTKTGLFLIFPSISVAVGSLVTGWVLRNTKMNLAHCAYQIIFGGMVTQLLGLGLGYLLLGHLYPDYTVYDMLESITFKSHSIWWKLIYVFASVLVSFGYACLLVATLVSIVFTVEKSQQGTMTGVFYLWRSIGNVLGASLTLVSYENSLSSMLWSYMFERKRDDGYHFTKKQYYSLINDSSYLRKPNFPTDVFIRILDVYKKAFLISYLPNIALAVVGIVLSLYLVKHTFKRTST, encoded by the coding sequence atggaaCCGTTAGACGAGACAGCAAATCTGCTTCCCGCTCCTGAGGAAGCAGAAGTCCTCCCCCTGGAGCAAAAATATCACGAGTACAATTTGGCCTTACCAAAGTTTCCCATTCTGTTTTCGTTATGGCTGGGTAGCTTCCTGAGCTCCTTGGATAGTACTATTGTCGCAAATATTATGAATAGGGTGGCTGAGGAATTCTCTGAATCCAGTAAAAAACAATGGATTGCGACAAGCTTCCTCCTAACGAATACCGCTTTCCAACCATTGTATGGTAAACTTTCCGATATAATAGGTAGAAGGCCTGCACTATTAACCGCtcagtttttctttggccTGGGATGCCTGTTGACATGTTTTGCCAGAAATGTTACGGAATTCTCAATAGCTAGAGCCATATGTGGTATTGGTGCAGGTGGGTTGAATGCCATAAGTAGCATTGCAGTTAGTGATATATGCACGGCAAGAGAAAGAGGTGTTTATCAAGGATATGcaaatattgtttttggGTTTGGTCAATTGTTGGGTGCTCCGTTGGGTGGTGTATTCATTGAGACTATTGGATGGAGAGCCCTTTTCGGTGTTCAAGTACCCATGATAATTCTGTGCTCGATATTAGCAATCAAGAACATTAACATTAAGCTATTTCATGTGCCTCCTATGAAGGAAAGGTATACATTAAAGAACTTATCACGCATAGATATATTTGGTTCTTTAAGTTTAGTGGCCACCATCAGCGGCGTGCTATTTTTGTGCTCTAGTCACATGAACAAGATTTACTTAGCACTGTTTACCATTGGCAGTTTCATTGTATTTGTACTTGTTGAACGGTATTACGCAACAGAAAGAATTTTGCCCTTCGAATTATTGACTTGGTCATTCTGTTTAAGTTCGGCGGTAACAGTTATATCTTCGTTTGTTGTATTTGGTGAGATTTTCAGGTCACCAATTTATCTACAACTACTCCAAAATATTAGCGTTACAAAGACtggtttgtttttgattttcccCTCTATATCAGTTGCGGTAGGATCATTGGTAACAGGATGGGTTTTGCGGAATACGAAAATGAACCTAGCTCACTGTGCATACCAGATCATTTTTGGCGGCATGGTTACGCAATTGTTGGGTTTGGGTTTGGGTTATTTGTTGCTGGGACACCTGTATCCCGACTATACTGTTTACGATATGCTTGAGTCTATCACATTCAAATCGCATTCCATATGGTGGAAATTGATCTACGTGTTTGCGTCAGTGTTAGTGTCATTTGGCTATGCATGTTTATTGGTGGCCACATTAGTAAGCATTGTTTTCactgttgaaaaatctcAACAAGGGACTATGACCGGTGTTTTTTACTTATGGAGGTCCATTGGTAACGTCCTTGGTGCGTCCTTGACTTTAGTGTCCTATGAAAATAGCTTGTCGTCCATGTTATGGAGCTATATGTTTGAGAGAAAGCGTGACGACGGATACCATTTCACTAAAAAGCAGTACTACTCTCTCATTAATGATTCAAGCTACTTGAGAAAGCCCAATTTCCCAACGGATGTTTTTATCCGAATCTTAGATGTCTACAAGAAagcatttttgatttcctATCTCCCAAATATAGCCCTTGCAGTAGTGGGAATTGTTTTATCACTATATTTGGTAAAACATACGTTTAAACGTACTAGTACTTGA
- the YTA12 gene encoding m-AAA protease subunit YTA12, with protein MSMLIHSWSRIAVKMAVRPIYIRPYYGLTQIKSLHTHYRLSNRLQDNKSNRKGRRSNRDAEFNRGIPTDEEVEAIRKEVEKYIEEAKNNTIPANWKDQKRKIDESIKRLEDAVLKQESSQKEKEEKEEEDGGGKEPLKAKPSKTSEQGYFEGNNSKNFPPPPPPPKPPLNDPSNPVSKNVNLFQIGLTFFLLSFLLDLLNSSEEQSEITWQDFREKLLTKGYVAKLIVVNKSMVKVILNDNGKNQPDNYGRNYYYFSIGSIDSFEHKLQKAQDELDIDKDFRIPVLYVQEGNWAKAMFQILPTVLMIAGIIWLTRRSAQAAGGSRGGIFGLSRSKAKKFNTETDVKIKFKDVAGCDEAKEEIMEFVSFLKEPSRYEKMGAKIPRGAILSGPPGTGKTLLAKATAGEAGVPFYFVSGSEFVEMFVGVGAARVRDLFKTARENAPSIVFIDEIDAIGKARQKGNFSGANDERENTLNQMLVEMDGFTPADHVVVLAGTNRPDILDKALLRPGRFDRHINIDKPELEGRKAIFAVHLHHIKLAGEIFDLKNRLAALTPGFSGADIANVCNEAALIAARSDEDSVKLKNFEQAIERVIGGVERKSKLLSPEEKKVVAYHEAGHAVCGWYLKYADPLLKVSIIPRGQGALGYAQYLPGDIFLLTEQQLKDRMTMSLGGRVSEELHFPSVTSGASDDFKKVTSMATAMVTELGMSDKIGWINYQKRDDSDLTKPFSDETGDIIDSEVYRIIQECHDRCTKLLKEKTEDVEKIAQLLLKKEVLTREDMINLLGKRPFPERNDAFDKYLNDYETEKIRKDEQRNQKDNEFKPSTD; from the coding sequence ATGTCAATGCTAATACATTCTTGGTCGAGGATCGCGGTCAAGATGGCTGTAAGGCCTATTTACATCCGGCCCTATTACGGTTTGACCCAAATTAAGAGTTTGCATACCCACTACCGGCTAAGCAATAGACTGCAGGATAATAAAAGTAACAGAAAAGGTAGAAGGAGCAACAGAGACGCTGAGTTTAACAGAGGAATTCCCACAGACGAAGAAGTCGAGGcgataagaaaagaagtaGAAAAATATATCGAGGAGgccaaaaataatacaataCCGGCTAATTGGAAAGACCAAAAACGCAAAATTGACGAAAGCATCAAACGTCTAGAAGATGCTGTATTGAAACAAGAATCCAgccaaaaggaaaaagaggaaaaagaagaagaagacggaGGGGGAAAAGAACCTCTGAAAGCAAAACCAAGCAAAACTAGCGAACAAGGGTATTTCGAAGGTAATAATAGCAAGAATTTTCCACCTCCTCCACCTCCTCCTAAACCACCTCTAAATGACCCTAGTAATCCAGTCTCGAAAAATGTCAATCTATTTCAAATAGGGTTAACTTTCTTCTtactttcatttttattggaTCTTTTGAATAGTTCCGAAGAACAAAGTGAGATAACGTGGCAAGACTTTAGAGAAAAACTGCTGACAAAGGGTTATGTTGCAAAATTAATTGTCGTTAATAAATCCATGGTGAAAGTGATCTTAAATGACAATGGCAAAAACCAACCCGATAATTACGGCCGTAattactattatttctCAATTGGATCCATTGATAGCTTTGAACACAAACTTCAGAAAGCACAGGACGAACTAGACATTGATAAGGACTTTCGGATCCCTGTATTATACGTTCAAGAAGGTAACTGGGCTAAAGCTATGTTCCAAATCTTGCCAACTGTTTTGATGATTGCAGGCATTATTTGGTTAACAAGAAGATCTGCGCAAGCTGCAGGCGGTAGTCGTGGGGGGATATTTGGTTTAAGTCGTTCTAAggccaaaaaatttaacaCTGAAACAGACGTCAAGATCAAATTTAAAGACGTTGCAGGGTGCGATGAAGCCAAGGAAGAGATCATGGAGTTCGTTAGCTTTCTGAAAGAACCTTCCCGTTATGAGAAAATGGGGGCCAAGATTCCAAGAGGTGCAATATTATCTGGTCCACCAGGTACCGGTAAAACCTTGCTTGCGAAGGCAACTGCAGGTGAGGCCGGCGTCCCATTCTATTTTGTTTCCGGTTCAGAGTTTGTTGAAATGTTTGTAGGTGTCGGTGCTGCAAGGGTAAGAGATTTGTTCAAAACTGCAAGAGAAAACGCTCCTTCGATCGTGTTTATTGACGAAATTGATGCTATCGGGAAAGCTAGACAAAAAGGTAATTTCTCAGGCGCTAATgatgaaagagaaaacacaTTAAATCAAATGTTGGTGGAAATGGATGGCTTTACTCCAGCTGATCATGTTGTTGTCTTGGCTGGTACTAATAGGCCTGACATCCTTGATAAAGCTTTATTAAGGCCTGGCAGATTCGATAGGCACATTAATATTGATAAGCCAGAACTGGAAGGCAGAAAGGCTATTTTCGCTGTTCATTTGCATCACATAAAGCTTGCTGGAGAAATTTTCGACCTGAAAAATAGATTAGCAGCTCTGACTCCCGGATTTTCTGGTGCTGATATTGCTAACGTTTGTAACGAAGCCGCATTGATTGCTGCAAGAAGTGACGAAGATTCAgtgaaactgaaaaattttgaacaagCCATCGAAAGAGTCATTGGTGGAGTGGAAAGGAAATCCAAGCTACTGTCTCCTGAGGAGAAAAAAGTGGTTGCTTATCACGAAGCTGGGCACGCTGTATGTGGATGGTACTTGAAATATGCAGACCCTCTCTTGAAAGTCAGCATTATTCCACGTGGTCAGGGTGCTCTGGGTTATGCCCAATACCTGCCAggtgatattttcttgttgacGGAGCAACAGCTAAAGGACAGAATGACAATGTCTCTGGGTGGGAGAGTTTCTGAAGAATTACACTTCCCCTCAGTAACTAGTGGCGCCTctgatgatttcaaaaaagtgACTAGCATGGCCACTGCAATGGTCACGGAGTTAGGGATGAGCGACAAAATCGGTTGGATCAATTATCAAAAGAGAGATGATAGCGATTTGACAAAGCCATTTTCAGACGAGACAGGTGATATTATTGACTCCGAAGTGTACAGAATTATTCAGGAATGTCATGACAGGTGCACAAAGTTGCTCAAGGAAAAGACGGAAGATGTAGAGAAGATTGCCCAACTTCTgctgaagaaagaagtttTGACAAGAGAAGATATGATCAATTTACTTGGTAAGCGTCCTTTCCCAGAAAGAAACGATGCCTTTGACAAATACTTGAACGATTACGAAACGGAAAAAATCAGGAAAGATGAGCAgagaaaccaaaaagacAACGAGTTTAAGCCATCTACAGACTGA
- the NPL6 gene encoding Npl6p: protein MSDSDTSLASEVEQEKRSRSTSNRPNYAIDTEDLNIDENDESEDDDYKEEDFNEGGHEEEISDDEEHISKSGRSKRKRIDEEEDLSDEKDGTRSRSRSTSKRPLFPGIDDIDESLNPLPVVNEEYVVPDDPEGETKITADGDLLGGREFLVRTFTLTEKGNRKFMLATEPARIVGFRDSYLFFQTHPNLYKFILNQTQKNDLIDRGVLPYSYRNRQIALVTARGVFKEFGAKIIRGGKNITDDYYASELRTKGNVIEGTLVGDPVEKSARDLETILYPVLENGINPAKNQVEFFEHRPHGHMSNSNIIASGSKLSSTNWLYQHSAACSRFNSDLFYDRVKVLLVDQQGLRDAYTNTLHIPESTQSTTVLGWKRSKNVNAGDTSITYETIIHDSDLNRPKTGLSGIPKEIYEDVVDEDVLKAIGEQQDFEKSNK from the coding sequence ATGTCAGATTCGGATACCAGTTTGGCTTCTGAAGTTGAACAGGAGAAGCGGTCAAGATCTACCAGTAACAGACCCAATTATGCAATTGACACAGAAGATTTAAATatcgatgaaaatgatgagAGTGAGGACGATGATTACAAGGAAGAGGACTTCAATGAAGGAGGACATGAGGAAGAAATTAGTGATGATGAGGAACATATAAGTAAAAGTGGAAGAAGCAAGAGAAAGCGCATagatgaagaggaggaTCTATCCGATGAAAAAGACGGAACTAGATCTAGGAGTCGTTCCACTTCCAAAAGACCCCTGTTTCCAGGGATTGATGACATTGACGAAAGCTTAAACCCTTTACCGGTAGTCAATGAGGAATATGTTGTACCCGATGATCCAGAAGGCGAAACTAAGATAACTGCAGATGGTGATCTGTTGGGAGGTAGAGAATTTTTAGTGCGTACTTTCACACTAACCGAAAAGGGCAACCGTAAGTTTATGCTAGCCACAGAACCAGCTAGAATAGTGGGATTTAGAGAttcatatttatttttccaaaCCCATCCTAATCTTTACAAGTTCATTTTAAATCAAACTCAGAAAAACGACCTAATAGATCGTGGCGTCTTACCATATTCATATAGAAATAGACAAATTGCTCTAGTCACGGCTAGGGGTGTGTTTAAAGAGTTTGGTGCCAAAATTATTCGCGGAGGTAAAAATATAACCGATGATTACTATGCTTCCGAATTAAGGACTAAGGGGAATGTAATTGAAGGGACGCTTGTTGGCGATCCCGTTGAAAAATCTGCTAGAGACCTAGAGACTATATTGTATCCGGTTTTAGAAAATGGTATAAATCCAGCAAAAAACCAAgtggaattttttgaacacAGACCTCATGGACATATGAGTAATTCTAATATTATTGCGTCAGGTAGTAAGTTGAGTTCGACAAATTGGTTATATCAGCATTCTGCAGCCTGTAGTAGGTTTAACAGTGATCTGTTTTATGATAGAGTGAAGGTTCTCCTTGTAGATCAACAAGGTCTAAGAGACGCATATACAAATACGTTACATATACCAGAATCCACACAATCGACTACTGTTCTAGGGTGGAAGAGATCGAAAAACGTTAACGCTGGCGACACCAGCATTACATATGAAACCATCATACACGATAGTGATTTGAATAGGCCCAAGACCGGACTATCGGGGATTCCAAAGGAGATCTATGAAGATGTTGTTGACGAAGACGTACTGAAGGCTATCGGTGAACAACAGGATTTCGAAAAGtccaataaataa
- the AIP1 gene encoding Aip1p, which produces MPSIDLQEIIPPQPSTQRNFTTHLSYDSTTNAIAYPCGKSAFVRCLDDKTKELPAVIQFTGHGSSVVTTVKFSPIKGSQYLCSGDESGKVIVWGWAFDKENNSVEVNIKSEFQVLAGPISDISWDFEGRRLCVVGEGRDNFGVFISWDSGNSLGEISGHSQRINACHLKQSRPMRSMTVGDDGSVVFYQGPPFKFASSDRVHHKQGSFVRDVEFSPGTGEFVVTVGSDRKISCFDGKTGEFVKYIEDDQEPIQGGIFALSWLDSQKFATVGADAAIRVWDVTTSKCVQRWTLDKEQLGNQQVGVVATGNKNVISLSLDGTLNFYELGNDKILKSISGHNKGITALAVDPLISGSYDGRVVEWSNSGPSMHQDHFNLVVSLDNSKPQEYSSISWDDTLKVNGVTKHDFASQPKVASVNDDGFTAIITNDDDLLVLNSFTGEILKTVRLKSPGSAVSLSQNHVAVGLEETNVIQVFKLSDLEVNFELKTPLRAKPSYVSISPSEKYIAAGDVMGKILLYDLETRDVKTSRWAFHTSKINAISWRPAANTGEDECEEDLVATGSLDTNIFIYSVKRPMKIIKSLNAHKDGVNNLLWETESDLVSAGADACIKKWKVEFE; this is translated from the coding sequence ATGCCATCGATCGACCTACAGGAAATCATACCACCTCAACCTTCGACGCAGCGTAATTTTACCACGCACTTGTCATACGACTCTACCACTAACGCAATTGCCTACCCATGTGGTAAGTCTGCCTTTGTGCGTTGTTTGGATGACAAGACCAAGGAGCTACCTGCGGTGATCCAGTTTACAGGCCATGGCTCTTCAGTGGTGACAACCGTGAAATTTTCTCCTATTAAGGGTTCTCAGTATTTATGCTCTGGTGATGAATCCGGGAAAGTGATTGTCTGGGGTTGGGCTTttgacaaagaaaataactCTGTTGAAGTAAATATTAAGTCTGAGTTCCAAGTCCTAGCTGGTCCGATTAGTGATATCTCCTGGGACTTTGAAGGTCGGAGACTTTGTGTTGTAGGGGAAGGTCGCGACAACTTTGGTGTTTTCATATCCTGGGACTCCGGTAATTCCCTTGGTGAAATCTCAGGTCACTCACAGCGCATTAACGCCTGTCATTTGAAACAATCTAGACCTATGAGATCCATGACAGTCGGAGATGACGGGTCCGTTGTATTTTACCAAGGACCTCCATTCAAGTTTGCTTCTAGTGACAGAGTCCATCACAAACAAGGTTCCTTCGTCAGAGACGTCGAATTCTCGCCGGGCACCGGTGAATTTGTGGTCACGGTAGGATCCGACAGGAAGATTTCCTGCTTTGATGGTAAAACAGGTGAGTTTGTGAAATATATAGAGGATGATCAAGAGCCAATCCAAGGTGGTATATTTGCGTTGTCTTGGCTTGATTCCCAAAAGTTTGCCACTGTAGGAGCTGACGCTGCCATTAGGGTGTGGGACGTAACAACTTCCAAGTGCGTTCAAAGATGGACATTAGACAAGGAACAACTGGGGAACCAACAAGTTGGTGTTGTCGCAAcaggaaataaaaatgtcATCTCACTTTCATTGGATGGTACGTTGAATTTCTATGAACTTGGAAAcgataaaattttgaagagtaTTAGCGGTCATAACAAAGGTATTACCGCTTTAGCAGTAGATCCACTAATCAGTGGTTCATACGATGGTAGGGTCGTGGAATGGTCTAATTCGGGCCCTTCCATGCATCAAGATCACTTCAATTTGGTGGTATCATTGGACAACAGTAAACCGCAAGAATACTCAAGTATTTCTTGGGACGATACTTTGAAAGTCAATGGTGTCACTAAACATGACTTTGCGTCGCAACCAAAGGTTGCTAGCGTAAATGATGATGGTTTCACAGCAATCATCacaaatgatgatgatttgTTGGTATTGAATTCGTTCACCGGAGAGATATTAAAGACCGTAAGGTTGAAGTCACCAGGTTCTGCAGTTAGCTTGAGTCAAAATCATGTTGCGGTTGGTCTGGAAGAAACCAATGTCATTCAGGTGTTCAAATTATCAGACTTGGAGGTTAATTTCGAATTAAAAACTCCTCTCCGTGCAAAGCCTTCCTACGTATCGATTTCACCATCCGAAAAGTACATTGCTGCTGGTGATGTAATGGGAAAGATATTGCTGTATGATTTAGAAACAAGAGATGTTAAAACCTCGAGATGGGCTTTCCATACCAGTAAAATTAACGCAATTTCATGGAGACCTGCCGCTAACACAGGTGAAGACGAATGCGAGGAAGACCTTGTTGCCACTGGCTCCCTAGATACCAATATTTTCATCTACTCTGTCAAGAGACCCATGAAGATTATTAAGTCATTGAACGCACATAAGGACGGGGTCAATAATCTTTTGTGGGAGACCGAGTCTGATTTGGTCAGCGCAGGTGCAGATGCTTGTATCAAGAAGTGGAAGGTagaatttgaataa
- the UTP15 gene encoding snoRNA-binding rRNA-processing protein UTP15, with amino-acid sequence MSTARPRIITSKAPLLPQQTTPEQRYWRQYTSAQLVKEHNSVTHISFNPQHPHDFAVTSSTRVQIFSSRTRQVIKTFSRFKDVVYSASFRNDGKLLCAGDATGLVSVYDSYNPRTILLSINASTHPTHVTKFHTQDNKVLATASDDRVTRLWDISHAYEPQLELTGATDYVRTLSFIPAAPHLVATGSYDGLIRLYDTRSSGSTPIYSLNHDQPIEDITAVSPTQIVSCGGNNFKVWDLTSNKKLYERGNFNKAVTCLDYVENFDSPMQSALIASSLDGHVKVFDPLDNFQVKFGWKFSGPVLSCAVSPSTAQGNRHLVAGLSSGLLAIRTKKKEKRESNKEIALTTSNTNAKSNNFQRMMRGSEYQGDQEHIIHNDKVRSQRRMRAFERNINQFKWSEALDSAFVPGMAKELTLTVLQELRKRGKIRVALYGRDESSLEPLLNWCLKGIEDVRSASVVADWIAVVLELYGNTLETSPVLQELMIDLKTKVRHEIHKSKEAQRIEGMLQLLTS; translated from the coding sequence ATGTCTACAGCCAGACCTAGAATAATCACTTCGAAGGCTCCGCTATTGCCTCAACAAACTACCCCGGAACAGCGTTACTGGCGTCAATACACCTCTGCACAATTAGTCAAAGAACATAATAGTGTTACTCACATATCTTTCAATCCTCAACACCCTCACGATTTTGCAGTGACCTCATCCACTAGAGTCCAGATATTTTCCTCCAGAACTAGACAAGTGATCAAGACATTCTCAAGATTTAAAGATGTCGTTTATTCTGCATCCTTTAGAAATGATGGTAAGTTGCTATGTGCCGGTGATGCTACCGGTTTAGTGTCTGTATATGATAGCTATAATCCAAGGACCATTCTTCTATCTATAAACGCATCCACACACCCTACTCATGTCACAAAGTTTCACACACAAGATAATAAAGTTTTAGCCACGGCAAGTGATGATAGAGTTACCAGACTTTGGGATATATCTCACGCATACGAACCACAATTGGAGCTTACCGGAGCTACTGATTACGTTCGTACATTATCTTTCATTCCTGCTGCTCCACATTTGGTTGCTACAGGGTCTTACGATGGTTTGATTAGATTATATGACACAAGATCCAGCGGATCCACTCCAATCTATTCTTTGAACCACGATCAACCTATTGAGGACATCACTGCAGTTTCTCCAACTCAAATCGTCTCGTGTGGTGGCAATAACTTCAAAGTATGGGACTTGACTAGtaacaaaaaattatatgAACGTGggaatttcaacaaagCAGTTACATGTTTGGACTACGTAGAGAATTTTGATTCTCCAATGCAATCCGCGTTGATCGCTTCTTCACTAGATGGGCATGTCAAGGTATTTGATCCATTAGACAATTTCCAAGTCAAGTTTGGTTGGAAATTTTCAGGTCCTGTATTAAGCTGTGCCGTTTCTCCTAGTACGGCCCAAGGAAATAGGCATCTAGTGGCTGGTCTATCATCTGGTCTACTAGCCATCAgaaccaaaaagaaagaaaagcgaGAAtccaataaagaaattgcaCTAACCACATCCAATACAAATGCTAAGAGTAATAACTTCCAAAGAATGATGCGTGGTTCAGAATACCAAGGTGATCAAGAACATATAATCCACAACGATAAGGTAAGATCCCAACGTCGTATGCGTGCATTCGAAAGGAACATAAATCAGTTCAAATGGAGTGAAGCATTAGATAGCGCCTTTGTCCCAGGTATGGCTAAGGAGTTAACACTTACTGTTCTTCAAGAACTACGTAAGCGTGGGAAAATTCGTGTAGCACTATATGGTAGGGATGAATCCTCTTTAGAACCACTACTGAATTGGTGCTTGAAGGGAATTGAAGATGTAAGGTCAGCATCTGTAGTGGCAGATTGGATCGCTGTAGTTTTAGAATTATACGGTAATACGCTAGAAACTTCACCAGTCCTTCAGGAATTGATGATAGATTTGAAAACTAAAGTTAGACATGAAATTCACAAATCCAAAGAAGCTCAAAGAATTGAAGGTATGCTTCAACTTTTGACGAGTTAA